A single genomic interval of Microbacterium oleivorans harbors:
- a CDS encoding sensor histidine kinase — MRFTTRLFLVQVAVVVAVLLVCTGAFSVIAVGQVRSAAEESALNIARSVAAMPDVRRTVARWSDDPGTPAADDLVAGPLQRTALAVADRTDALFVVITDDHGIRLAHPSAERLGETVSTPFARVLAGDEVVDWEVGTLGRSARAKVPVLPPDGGAPVGEVSVGFEEGSVLDDLPALLLAIGVAALLALGVGVGAGSILRRRWEKTTLGLQPEELTALVQQQSAVLDGVGDGVLALDEDGIVRVASGAAVRLLGLSAPVGRSLHDLPLPTNVVRAIEEGLPVHHAVVGTRVLAIDVHPVRHGGRELGDVIVVRDHTDVAELNEQLSSVQTVTGALRVQRHEFSNRLHVAAGLLDAERVGDARAFLDDLLERGSVPTAVGHIERVPDLFLQALLTGKAAEAGTHGVRLIVGEDTLLLGALGRVEDAAAVIGNLVDNAIAAAAAAAEPRWVEVTFLSDGDALVVTVADSGRGVPAGRDVFAATDGPADDRVRGRGIGLPLSRELARRLSGDVWLIDAGGGAPGDDDTGETTRPPGAVFAARLPGVLRNAPNDGTPPWHAHPEEPTA, encoded by the coding sequence ATGCGGTTCACCACGCGCCTCTTCCTCGTGCAGGTCGCGGTGGTCGTCGCGGTGCTGCTGGTGTGCACCGGCGCGTTCTCGGTCATCGCGGTGGGCCAAGTGCGTTCGGCAGCGGAGGAGAGCGCCCTGAACATCGCGCGCTCGGTGGCCGCGATGCCCGATGTCCGGCGCACCGTCGCGAGGTGGTCGGACGACCCGGGCACCCCGGCAGCCGACGACCTGGTGGCCGGTCCCCTGCAGCGCACCGCGCTCGCGGTCGCCGATCGCACCGATGCCCTCTTCGTCGTCATCACCGACGACCACGGCATCCGTCTGGCTCATCCCAGCGCCGAGCGTCTCGGCGAGACCGTGTCGACGCCGTTCGCCCGGGTGCTCGCCGGCGACGAGGTCGTGGATTGGGAGGTGGGCACGCTCGGCCGGTCGGCCCGGGCGAAGGTTCCCGTGCTGCCGCCGGACGGCGGGGCGCCCGTCGGCGAGGTGAGCGTCGGATTCGAGGAGGGGAGCGTGCTCGACGACCTGCCCGCGCTCCTGCTCGCGATCGGCGTCGCCGCGCTGCTCGCACTGGGGGTCGGGGTGGGCGCGGGATCGATCCTGCGGCGACGGTGGGAGAAGACGACGCTGGGGCTCCAGCCCGAGGAACTGACGGCGCTGGTGCAGCAGCAGAGCGCGGTCCTCGACGGCGTCGGCGATGGCGTGCTGGCCCTCGACGAGGACGGCATCGTGCGGGTCGCGTCGGGCGCTGCGGTCCGGCTGCTCGGCCTGAGCGCCCCGGTGGGGCGGTCGCTCCACGATCTTCCGCTGCCGACGAACGTCGTGCGAGCGATCGAGGAGGGTCTGCCCGTCCACCACGCCGTGGTGGGCACCCGGGTGCTCGCGATCGACGTCCACCCCGTGCGGCACGGCGGCCGCGAGCTCGGCGACGTCATCGTCGTCCGTGACCACACCGATGTCGCCGAGCTGAACGAGCAGCTCTCGTCGGTCCAGACCGTGACCGGGGCGCTGCGGGTGCAGCGACACGAGTTCTCCAACCGCCTGCACGTGGCTGCCGGCCTGCTCGACGCCGAGCGCGTGGGCGACGCTCGCGCCTTCCTCGACGACCTCCTCGAGCGCGGCAGCGTCCCCACCGCCGTCGGTCACATCGAGCGCGTGCCCGACCTCTTCCTCCAAGCCCTCTTGACCGGAAAGGCTGCCGAGGCCGGCACCCACGGGGTCCGCCTGATCGTCGGGGAGGACACCCTCCTGCTCGGCGCCCTCGGCCGGGTCGAGGATGCTGCGGCGGTCATCGGCAACCTGGTCGACAATGCGATCGCCGCTGCGGCCGCCGCCGCCGAACCGAGATGGGTCGAGGTGACCTTCCTGAGCGACGGGGACGCCCTCGTCGTCACGGTCGCCGATTCGGGGCGGGGCGTGCCCGCGGGACGCGACGTCTTCGCAGCGACGGACGGCCCGGCCGACGACCGGGTGCGCGGCCGGGGTATCGGGCTGCCGCTCTCGCGCGAGCTCGCGCGCCGACTCTCCGGCGACGTCTGGCTCATCGACGCCGGCGGCGGTGCCCCTGGCGATGACGACACCGGCGAGACGACACGACCGCCCGGCGCCGTGTTCGCCGCGCGCCTCCCGGGCGTCCTGCGGAACGCTCCGAACGACGGAACACCGCCGTGGCACGCACACCCCGAGGAGCCCACCGCATGA